In Leisingera methylohalidivorans DSM 14336, a single genomic region encodes these proteins:
- a CDS encoding carbohydrate kinase family protein: MILCCGEALIDMIPAPTADGPDGFVPHPGGAVFNTAIALGRLGVRAGILTGLSTDMFGRQLAESLKASHVDTSLVIQSGRPTTLAFVRLVDGHATYCFFDENSAGRMLAPGDMPKLPREISALFFGGISLASEPCAGAYAALLEREAADRAVMIDPNVRPRFIKDFARYRTRLDRMVAQADIVKVSDEDLNWLLPDPLSLNEKVSILLERGPSVLILTRGGEGATGYLANGGEVRVAAVRAEISDTVGAGDTFNAGVLAKLSELGRLTKPELAALPPEVLQQAMEHGAKVAAITVSRAGANPPWAGEL, from the coding sequence ATGATACTGTGTTGCGGAGAAGCCCTGATCGACATGATCCCCGCGCCAACTGCGGACGGACCGGACGGGTTTGTGCCTCACCCCGGCGGGGCCGTGTTCAATACCGCTATTGCGCTGGGGCGGCTTGGGGTGAGGGCCGGGATACTGACCGGCCTGTCCACCGACATGTTCGGGCGGCAGCTGGCCGAGTCGCTGAAGGCCAGCCATGTTGATACTTCGCTGGTGATCCAGTCCGGCCGCCCCACCACGCTGGCCTTCGTCCGTCTGGTGGATGGCCATGCCACCTATTGCTTCTTCGACGAGAACTCAGCCGGGCGCATGCTGGCGCCGGGGGATATGCCCAAGCTCCCCCGGGAGATCTCAGCCCTGTTTTTCGGCGGTATCAGCCTGGCCTCTGAGCCTTGCGCCGGCGCCTATGCAGCGCTGCTGGAGCGTGAAGCCGCGGATCGCGCTGTGATGATCGATCCGAACGTCCGTCCCAGGTTCATCAAGGATTTCGCCCGCTACCGCACCCGGCTGGACCGCATGGTGGCGCAGGCGGATATCGTGAAGGTCTCCGATGAGGATCTGAACTGGCTGCTGCCGGACCCGCTGTCGCTGAACGAGAAAGTGTCCATCCTGCTGGAACGGGGGCCGTCCGTGCTGATCCTGACCCGCGGCGGCGAAGGTGCAACCGGGTATCTTGCGAATGGCGGCGAAGTGCGTGTGGCCGCGGTTCGGGCGGAAATTTCCGATACCGTCGGGGCTGGCGACACTTTCAATGCGGGCGTTCTTGCCAAACTGTCCGAGCTAGGCCGGCTGACGAAACCGGAGCTGGCCGCATTGCCGCCTGAGGTTCTGCAGCAGGCAATGGAGCATGGTGCGAAAGTGGCGGCAATTACCGTGTCCCGCGCCGGCGCCAACCCGCCCTGGGCCGGAGAGCTGTAA
- the zwf gene encoding glucose-6-phosphate dehydrogenase encodes MVSRVIPVDPFDLVLFGATGDLARRKILPGLFHRFAVGQMPDGARIIGTARSAMNRAEFTEAVHASLLEFAPEAAKQSALLEKFLASLEYVRADAGGEDGWDTLAKAIRPDVVQAFYLSVSPALFGSIASNLKSRGIASANSRVVVEKPFGHDLASARDLNGDLRRNFDEHQIYRIDHYLGKETVQNLMALRFANALWEPLWNSTHVDHVQITVAESLGVEGRGEYYDRSGAMRDMVQNHLMQLLCLTAMEPPSRFTSDAVRDEKVKVIEALEPVAPPDIVRGQYRAQGSAGSYRDHAGNPHSSTESFIAMKVNIGNWRWAGTPFYLRTGKKLRARCSEIAVVFRGPPHMIFPDMAGRRSNAMIIRLQPDEGITLRNTIKEPGPGGFRLAEVSLDMTFAEALGERAEPQDAYERLIMDVIRGDQTLFMRGDEVEAAWAWADPIIAGWEDVGPAPSPYDPGGSGPEDALMLLHREGRRWREIGG; translated from the coding sequence ATGGTGTCCCGAGTCATTCCGGTCGATCCTTTTGATCTTGTCCTGTTCGGTGCTACCGGCGACCTGGCACGCCGCAAAATCCTGCCTGGCCTTTTCCACCGGTTTGCGGTGGGGCAGATGCCAGATGGGGCACGCATCATCGGCACTGCCCGCTCAGCGATGAACCGGGCGGAGTTCACCGAGGCGGTGCATGCCAGCCTGCTGGAATTTGCGCCGGAGGCCGCCAAACAGTCAGCACTGCTGGAGAAGTTCCTTGCCAGCCTGGAGTACGTTCGTGCCGATGCCGGAGGCGAGGACGGGTGGGACACCCTTGCCAAGGCGATCAGGCCGGATGTGGTGCAGGCGTTCTACCTCTCGGTCTCGCCTGCGCTGTTTGGCTCCATCGCGTCGAATCTGAAAAGCCGGGGCATCGCATCGGCAAACAGCCGGGTTGTGGTGGAAAAGCCCTTCGGTCACGATCTGGCGTCAGCGCGGGATTTGAATGGGGATCTGCGCCGGAACTTCGACGAGCATCAGATCTACCGGATCGACCACTACCTGGGCAAGGAAACCGTGCAGAACCTGATGGCGCTGCGCTTTGCCAATGCTCTGTGGGAGCCTTTGTGGAACTCCACCCATGTGGATCACGTGCAGATCACCGTAGCCGAAAGCCTCGGCGTTGAGGGCCGGGGCGAGTATTACGACCGCTCCGGTGCGATGCGGGACATGGTGCAGAACCACCTGATGCAGCTCTTGTGCCTGACCGCGATGGAGCCGCCGTCGCGCTTTACCTCCGACGCGGTGCGCGATGAGAAGGTCAAGGTGATCGAGGCGCTGGAACCGGTGGCGCCACCGGACATCGTGCGCGGCCAGTACCGCGCCCAAGGCAGCGCGGGCAGCTACCGCGACCATGCCGGCAACCCGCACAGCAGCACCGAAAGTTTCATTGCCATGAAGGTGAATATCGGCAACTGGCGGTGGGCGGGCACGCCGTTCTACCTGCGCACGGGCAAGAAGCTGCGGGCGCGCTGTTCGGAAATTGCGGTGGTGTTCCGCGGCCCGCCGCACATGATCTTTCCGGACATGGCCGGGCGGCGCAGCAACGCAATGATCATCCGCCTGCAGCCGGATGAAGGCATCACCCTGCGCAACACGATCAAGGAGCCGGGTCCGGGCGGCTTCCGTCTGGCGGAGGTGTCGCTGGACATGACCTTTGCCGAGGCGCTGGGGGAACGGGCTGAACCGCAAGATGCCTATGAACGCCTGATCATGGACGTGATCCGCGGCGACCAGACTTTGTTCATGCGCGGCGATGAAGTCGAGGCAGCCTGGGCCTGGGCTGACCCCATCATTGCCGGCTGGGAGGACGTCGGGCCCGCCCCGTCTCCCTACGATCCGGGAGGGTCCGGCCCGGAGGACGCCCTGATGCTGCTGCACCGCGAGGGCCGGCGGTGGCGCGAGATCGGGGGCTGA